In a single window of the Pongo abelii isolate AG06213 chromosome 1, NHGRI_mPonAbe1-v2.0_pri, whole genome shotgun sequence genome:
- the LOC103888639 gene encoding large ribosomal subunit protein eL27-like, whose product MGKFMKPGKVVLVLAGRYSGRKAVIVKNIDDSTSDCPYSHALVSGIDHYPHKVTAAMGKKITKRSKIKSFAKVCNYNHLMPKARREAKVKFEKR is encoded by the coding sequence ATGGGCAAGTTTATGAAACCTGGGAAGGTGGTGCTTGTCCTGGCTGGACGCTACTCTGGACGCAAAGCCGTCATCGTGAAGAACATTGATGATAGCACCTCAGATTGCCCCTACAGCCATGCTCTGGTGTCTGGAATTGACCACTACCCCCACAAAGTGACAGCTGCCATGGGCAAGAAGATCACCAAGCGGTCAAAGATCAAGTCTTTTGCGAAAGTTTGTAACTACAATCACCTAATGCCCAAGGCCCGACGAGAGGCCAAGGTCAAGTTTgaaaagagataa